CGGTCATGACAGCTTCTTCGGTTGAGGTGCGTACGCGGGCTTGCCCAGCCCCAGCACGTATTGGCCGATCATGTTGCGGAAGACCTCCAGCGTGCCGCCGTAGATTCCGGACAGCGGCGCGAAGCGGTACACGTACTCCGACGCCCCATCGTCGGCGGCGCCGGCGGTCTCCACCGGAAGCGTTGCCGCGGCACCGAGAATGTCCATCAGGTCCGGTGAGATGTCGCGCATGGTCTGTGCGATCGCAACCCTGCCGTAGAGACTCGGTGAACTCAGGGCGGCCTCCATCCGGGCCGTGCTGCGGCCCAGTCGGTAAGCCACCGCACCGTCGTCGACGGCACGCCGGCCGTTCGGATCGGATCGGCCGACGGCGGCGGCCGCCTTGTCGACCGCGGTGGCCATGAAGTTGGCCTGGTGCATCATGATCGACACGTCGGCCAGGCCGTCGGCGGCGGCGGCCACCGCACCGTGCTCGACGTTGAGCGGTTCGCGCAAGACGGTCCAGCCACCGTTGACCTCGCCGAGGCGGTACTTGTCGTCGACCCGGACGTCGCTGTAATAGACGATGTTCGTCCGGTCGCCGTCGACGGTGCGCAGACCCTGAATCTCGATGCCCGGCAAGTCCAGCGGAACGAGGAACATGGTGAGACTCTTGTGCTTCGCCGCGTCCGGATCGGTGTTGGTGATCAGGAAGACGTACTGGCAGTTGTGCGCACCGGTGGTGAACATCTTCGAGCCATTAATCACCCACGTTGATCCATCCTTCACGGCGCGGGTCTTGCAGGTGGCCACATCCGAGCCCCCTTCGGGCTCGGTGTAGCCGAGACACAACCGGACGTGCCCGCTGAAAACACCCGGCAGCACTTCGGCTTTGAGTTCCTCGGAGCCGAAGGTGTCGACCGAGCGCGCCACCATCGACGTGGTGCCCCAGGTGACCCACGGGACGTGAAACCGTCGCTTCTCCAGCTCCCAGATCCGCCGGCGAACGCGGCTGAACCCGCCCTCGGATTCCGGTTTCCACTCGGCCTCGAGGTACCCGGCCGCACCGAGCGCCAGATGCACACCCTCGTGGAAGTTGTCGCCGGTCTCCCGGTCGTGCCGGATCACCTCGTCGGTGATGTGGGTCGTCAGGAAGTGGCGGACCTCCTCGAGGAACTGCTGGTCCTCGGCAGCCAGCTCTACGCGTGAGAAATCCATGGCAGCCCTAGGCGGTTTCGCGGTCTGCGAGCAGGCGCCCGATCTGCTTGGCGCTCGCGCCGGGATCACCACCGGCCAGTGGCCAGCCTCTGGCCCGCACCAGGTACGCGGTCGCCGCGGCCTCCGACGACACCCCGAGACCACCCTGGATGTGCACGGCCATCGTCGCCGCTTTGGCGGCTTCCTCGGCCATGAAGACGAAGGCCGACGGCGCCAACTCCGGGCGCGCGTGCGGCTCGTTGTCGAGGAACCACGCAGCGCGGCGAGCCAGGTTGCGTCCTCCTTCGACCGTGATCACCATGTTGGCCAACGGATGCGAGATGGCCTGCAGGGTGGCGATCGGGACACCCAGGGTGTAGCGGGACTTGGCGAACTCGGCGGCGATGGTCATGGTTTCCTCGACCAGACCGACGAGCGCGGACGCGGTCAGCAACCGCCATTCATCCAGCGCCCGAGCATATTCAGCTAGTGCGTCCGGCCCGGTGCCCAGCACCGTGCGGGTGTCCGCGGCGGCGGGATCGACCCACGCCATCGGGAGCCGGCCGATGTTGTCTACCTTGGCCGGCCTCGTTCCGAAAGTGAGGAGAACAACATCGTCCCCGTCGCGGACGATGATGTGGTCGGCGATCGAACCCGTCGGGATCAGCCGCTTGCCGGTGACGCTGTCCAGTGCGGCGTCCAACCCGGCGATCTGATTGCCGCTCATCACCTCGTCGGTGAGTGCGCCGAGGCCGGCCAGCAGGCGGACAGCGCAGACATGGTCGATCCACGGCACCGGAGCGATGTAACGCCCGAGTTCCTCGGCCACCAGCGTCAGGTCCACCATGGTGGCACCATCGCCACCGGCCGACTCGGGGACGGCCATGGTCGTTGCGCCCATGGCGCACAACCGTTCCCACAGACTCTTGTCGAAACCGCCCGCCTCGGCGGCCCGCACGGTCTCAATCGTGCTGTGGGTCTTGAAGAACTGCCGGTAAGCGGTCTGTAGATCGGTGTGGTCCTCGGAGAGGCTGTAGTCGAGCCTGCGCAGTTCGTAGCGATCCATTCAGCGCTCCCTGAAGAAGAAATCGTTGGCGTTGTTGTACAGATAGTTGTCGAGGACTTCGGGCGGTAAATCCAGCGCCTCGGCTTCCGGTACGACGCGGTGCATTCTGAGCACCGGCCAATCGGAGCCGAACATCACCTTGTTCGGTCCGCGGGTGCGCATGTAGTGAAGCAGGCTGTCCGGCAAGCGCTTCGGTGACCACGCAGAGGTCATCAGGCGCAGGTTCTCGTACTTGATCATCAACCGGATCGCGACATCCCACCAGGGATCGGCGCCGTGGATCATGCACAGCCGCAATTCCGGGAACCGCACGCAAACCCGGTCCAGATGGATCGGATTCTGGACCTCGCCCGGGATCGGCGGACCGGGCAGTCCGGTGTTCAGACACAGCGGCAGATCCAACTCGGCACACTTGGTGTAGAGCGGGTAGTAGACGGCGTCGCTGGGCGGATACTGCGCATCACCCCAGAAGCTCGGCCCCACAGCGGCATACACAACCGGCAGGTCGGCGACGATCGCGGTCAGTTCGCGCAGGGTCGGCATCGGTTTGAGCAGGTTCAGACCGCCCATCGCCAAGGCGAACCGGTCCGGTCGCATTTCGGCGAACTTCCGCGCCGTCACAGACGGCGTGACGATGTTGTCCATCAGGACAGCCTTCTGCACACCCTGGGCATCCATCTCGTCGAGCAACTCACCGAGGTCCACCGGGGCGAACATCGACTGCGGCCCCTTGAAGTAGTCGTCGCGGACCTTGAGCATCCAGCTCGGTTGCCGCTCTGCCTCACCGAAGTGGACGTTGACCAGACCGTCTATCACCTTGCGCGTCATGGCAGCGAAACCTTGCTGTTGGCAGTCTCTTTGGCCCACCGATAATCCGCCTTGCCGTTGCCCAGGCGTCTGACCTGGTCGACGACGATGAACTCCTTCGGCGCCTTGTAGCGGGCAAGTTGCGATGCGCAGTGCTCGCGCAGTGCGTCGTGCGGCACGTCGGTACGCAGCGCCACCAGTGCGACGAGCTCCTGGCCCCACCGCTCGCTGGGCCGTCCGACCACCAGAGCGTCCGCGACATCGGGGTGCGCACGCAGCACCTCTTCGACCTCCTCGACGAAGACCTTCTCCCCGCCGGTGTTGACCACCAGTGAGTCCCTGCCGAACAGCCGCAGCGTCCCGTCCGGTGCCAGCGAGCCGCGGTCCCCGGAGATCACCACCCGCGCACCGTCGACCTGAGGGAAGGTCCTGCGGGTGGCCTCGGCGTCGTCGAAGTAGCCCAGCGGGATCCGGCCTGCGCGGGCCACCCAGCCGACCTGGTCCTCACCAGCGCGGAGGAAGCGGCTGTAGTCCTCGGCGAGAACCAATGCGCCGTCTCGCAATTCGAAGGTGTCCTTGTGGTCGCCGCGCACACTGCGCCCGAACCCGACGTTGCCCGTCTCCGACGATCCGTAGCCGTTGATCAGGATGATGTCGGGCAGCAGCTCCAGCAGGGCTTGCTGATGCTTGAGGTTGGTCGCCGCTCCGCCCGTCGCCAACGCGAACAACGAGGACAGGTCGTACCCGCCGCGTCGCAGCTCCTCGACCAGGGGGGCGGCGTACGCGTCGCCGACCATCGTCATCATGCCGACCTTGTGCCGTTGCGCGGTCGACAGGACCCGGTGCGGATCGAACTTCGCGGAGTCGTAGAGCACCACGGTCTGGCCGTTCAGCACGCCGGCGAACGCCGTCCACATCCCGGCCGCATGCATCAGCGGGGACACCGCGAACCACGGCGCACCGGGTGTGCCGAGTTTGTCGTGGATCTCGGTGACCGACTCGTGGTCGGCACCGTTCATCGAGACGGCATAGGTGTCGGATTGGCGCCACATCACCCCTTTCGGCCGGCCCGTCGTGCCGCCGGTGCAGATCATCAGCACGTCGTCCGGTGAAGGTTCGATGTTCTGATCCTGATCGCCCTCTGCCAGCGCATCTTCCAGATCGATCGCGCCCGGAAGATCCGGTCCTTCGCTGCCGTCGTCGATCGAGATCAGCACCTTGGCGCTCTCCGGTGGCAGCACGTCGGCGAACGTGGCGCCCAGCGCACGGTGATAGATCACCGCGCGTGGCTTGACGTAGGCGAGCAGCTCGTCGACTTCTCGGGACGTGTAGTGGTGGTTCACGTTGACCGGCACGACGCGTGCCTTGAGACACCCGATGACCATGTCGGGGTACAGATCGTTGTGCATGATCAGCGCGACCCGGTCCTGGCCACACTCCCAGTTCTCCAGGTCGTTCCGTTCACGGTGGGCGCCAAACCCACTGCCGGCCAGGAAGTTCGCCAACCGGCGCGTGCGGTCGGCCGACTCGGCGAAGGTGCTGGTGCGCTCGCCGCAGATCGTCATCGGCCGGTCGGGGATCACCTCGGCGATGGCGTCGAGCACCGCGCCGATCGTCCATTCGGGCACGGGTCAGACCCTTGACGGCACGGAGACACCGAGCAGGTCCAAGGCGTTGTCTCGCATCACCTTCCGGGTGTCTTCGGCGCTGAACTCGGGGAACTGCGGGATGTCGGCGGTGAAGCTCATCGGGTCGGCCAGACCCTCGCCGTGCGGCCAGTCCGAGCCGAACAGGATCTTGTCCACACCGATCGTGTCGGCGAGCAGCTTGACGTCGTCCTCGTAGTACGGGGCGATCCAGACGTTGTTCTTCAGCTGCGCGACCGGATCCTCCTTGAAGTGGTACGGCGCGTTGTTGGCGGCCTTCTTCAACCGCTTGATCAACCGGTAGACGAAGTAGGAGCCGTTCTCGATGCTCGCCACCTTGAGCTTGGGGTGTCGGGTGAAGACCTGGTGCACGATCATCGACGCCATCGAGTCGTGAATCGCGCGGTCGTCGAGCAGCACGGTGTCGAGTGGATCACGCTTGCCGAAACCCTCGAAGGTTCCGGTACCACCCCACAGTGCCGAAATCGCAAGGTAGCCACTGTCGGACAGGTGGAAGACCACCGGTACGTCCGCTTCGGCCAGCCGGGCCCACACCGGGTCGTGCAGCGGATCGCCGAGCGAGCGTGGCTTGACCCGCCCCGGCACCGGCGCCGGCCGCACGCAGACGATCTTGGCGCCGCGGCTCAGCACGAACTCCACCTCGGCCGCCGCCGCATCCGGGTCGGCCAGCGAGATGATCGGTGCCGAAAGGAACCGGTGGTCGGGACGGTCGAAACCCCAGTCCTCGTCGAGCCACAGGTTGAAGGCGTGCACCGAGGCCATCGTCGCCTCGATGTCGCGCTTGAGCGCCTCCTCGACCCCGCACGCGAAAGTCGGCAGCATGAACACGGTTTCGAGGTTCTGCTTGTCCAGGACCTTTACCCGCGCGTCCCGATTCTGATATTCGGGGTGGTCGGCCAGCCGGTCGACCTTCATCAGCGACCCCGGGTCGACGCCGTCGGGGATCTCGCCACGGAACAACAAGTCCAGGCATCCCGGCTCGATGATCGGGTCGAACGTCGGGTTTGGAATGAACTGGTTGACGACGCCGCCCATGACCGCGAAGGTGCGCTTGCCCTCGGTCAGCATCTGCACGCCACGGCGCTTGAACTCCTTGGGCAGATGCCGGGTAAATGAATCGATCGGCTCGTAGTAGTGGTTATCGACGTCAATCGCCCTGTAGTCCAAAGTCATCGGTGTCGTCCTCTCACGTCAGGGGCGGGAAGTTCGGCGGCCGCTTCTCGAAGAACGCGGTGATGCCCTCGATGAAATCGGGGCGTTGCATGGACTCGTGCATCAGCGCCTCGGCCCGCCCGCTGGCGTCCTGCGCGTCGCGCAGCGCGTCGCCATAGACCTGACGCTTGATGACGGCCAGCGAGTTCGGAGCGCAGTTGGCGGCGATGTCTTGCGCGTATTCGATTGCGCGGCTGAGTAATTCGTCCGGTGGGACGACTTCCTTGACCATGCCGAGTTCGAGGGCCTCCTCGGCGTAGAACACCCGGCCGCTCATCAGCAGGTCCAGCGCGGCCCCCCACCCGACGACCTTGGGCAGGATCCACGAGATGCCGTATTCGGCGATGAGGCCGCGGCGGACGAACGAGGTGCTGAACTTGGCCCCGGCCGCAGCGAAGCGGATGTCACACATCAGGGCCTGGGTCAGCCCGATGCCGGCGCAGGCGCCGTTGATCGCGGCGATCACAGGCTTGCTCACGGTGGTGACGAACAGCGGATGCCGCTCGCCCACCATCTTGGTCAGGTCCGCCTCGCCGGCACTGTCGACGGTGGCGGAACTGATCGATGACAGGTCGCCCATATCGGCCCCAGCACAGAAGGCACGCCCGCTGCCGGTCACCACGATCGCGCGAACAGCCGAGTCGGCCTCGGCGGCGTCCATACCCGCATAGAAACCGGCGGCCAGCCCACCGCCCCAGCCGTTCATCCGCTCGGGACGGTTGAACGTCAGGACCGCGACACCGCTGTCGAGCACCTCGTAGAGAACGGGCGTGGCCGCAGCGGGATTCGCGGTGACATCTGCGCGAGTGTCGGTCACCTAGGGGTACCTCCAGGAATGGCTCGCCAACATGCGGGAATGTCCATACTGTACACCTATCGGTATCGCCTTCCGCAATCAGCGTTCGATGAGACCGAGCCGCTGGTAAGCCTTCTCGATCTGAGCCTTTCCAGCCTCGGGCACTTCGGTCTGCGGCGGGCGCGAATGCGGATAGTCGCCGATCGGCAATCCCAGTAGTGATGCGGCGTATTTGAATGCGCCAGCCCAGTGGGTGAAGTAGTCGGGACGGCCCGGGTAGCAGGTGAACCAGTTGCCCATGTCGATCCCGAACTGATCCAGCCCCGACTTCTCGGCGTAGTCCATCGCCTCGACGAGTTTGTCGGCCCAGACCAGCGCCCAGTATTCGGAGATGATCGGCCGCTGCGGCGTCTCGTTCAGATAACCCGCGGTCCCCAGCTGGGCAGGGCCGACGATCCCGGCTCGCAACCAGCCCGCGCGGTACACCGTGAGATCGCATTCCCAGATCACCAGGCCCGGCGCCAGCTCGTGCAGCAGCCGGGTATTACCCGGCCGGAAGGCACCCTCCTTCGTCGCGCACACCGCGGCAATCTCGGCATAGATGCGTGCCCCCTCCGCGGGCGTCAGCACGTATCCCGACGATGGCGAGTTGAACATGCCGAGCGCGATATCGGTGCGATCGGCGACGTAGCGAAAGAAGCGCAGCACGCCCTCACCACCGTGGGTTTCCATCATCGGCGTCTGGATATAGGCGATGTCGGCGCCTGCTTCCTGGGCATGCACAGTCAGCTCGACACAGTCCTTGGCCGCCGTGGCCGCAGTGCAGGCCTGGATCACGACATCCGGGTTTGCCCGCCGGCCCTCCTCGATTGCGATCTCCAGCAACCGCTTTCGCTCGTCAAGGGTCAGCGACCAGAACTCGGCGATACCGCTGGTGCACCACAGCATCGGGTGCTTGAGCTCCCCGACGCAGTACCTTACCAATGCCCGATAGGCGTCCCAGTCAATGTCGTCACCGTCGGTTCCGGTGAACGGTGTGTAGAGGCTGTCGCCGATACCGTGCAGTCCCGTGCGTGCCCAGTCCCGGGCGTCGCGCGCTGTGGCCATCACTGCCCCTCAGGTGAAGTCGGATCCGCCGTCGACGTTTATGTTGGCGCCGGTCATATACGAGTTGCGTTTGGAGGCAAGGAAGGCCACGACGGGGCCGATCTCGTCGGGCAACCCGGCACGCGGCAGATGCGCCGGATGGCCGAAATGCTCGTCGATGGCAGCCATCAGCGCATAGGGATCGTTGCCGTCGACACCGACCGACTCGGCCCAGCCGGTGAGCGCTTCGGAGGCGATGCTGCCCGGTGACACGACGTTGACCAGGATCTCGTCGGGCGCGAGGTGCAACGAGAGGTTCTTGGAGACGCTGGTGACCATGGCCTTGGCCGCGGTGTAGGCCGCGAGCCGCGCGCTCTGGCGTTGCGTGGACTGGGCGGCGAAGTTGACGATGCGGGCCCACTCAGCGGCGCGTAGCAGCGGAAGTGCCGCGCGCACACAGCGCACCATCCCGAGCGCGCCCTCGTCGATCGCCCTACGCCACTGGTCATCGGTCAGATCGTCGAAAGTGCCTTGCACACTTGGCCCTACAGCGTTGATGAGAATGTTGAGCTGCCCACCCCAGCGACCCCCGATGTGATCGAAGGCGCGCTGAACCTGCGCGTCGTCGCCGGTGTCGGCCACCAATGCCAGCGCATCCGGGCTGCCCCGTCCAGCCAGCTCATCGGCTGCGGCGTCGAGCACCGCCGCGGTGCGGCCGATCAGCGCGACCCGGGCGCCGTCGTCGGCCAGGCATCGTGCGGCGGCGAACCCCATTCCGCGCCCGCCGCCGACCACGACGGCGGTGGCGTCACCGAGCCCGAGATCCATGGCCGGCCTGGCTTTACGTGCCGGTCCAATTCGGCGCGCGCTTCTCTGCGAATGCGACGGCACCTTCGCGGGCGTCGTTGGAGGAGAACACCGGAATGATGAGCTCCATCTGCTTCTTCCACATTTCCGCCTGGCTCCAGTCGGCGGATTGCAGCAGCACGTCCTTGGTCGCGGCGACCGCCAGCGGGCCGTTGGCGCTGATCTTCCCGGCCAACTCGATCGCCCCGGCCAGCGCCCCGCCGGGTTCGGTGAGGATGTTGACGAAGCCCCACGCCTCGCCCTGTTCGGCGGTGAAGGTCTCGCCGGTCAAGGCCAACTCGAACGCCTTCTGATACGGGATGCGGTGCGGCAGGCGGAGCAGTCCGCCGCCGGCCGCCACCAGGCCGCGCTTGACCTCGGGGATCCCGAACCTGGCTGTTGTCGAGGCGACCACCAGGTCGGTGCCCAGAACGACCTCGGTCCCGCCGGCGACCGCGAAGCCCTCGACCGCGGCGATCAGCGGTTTGCGCGGCGGGCGCTCGGTGAACCCGATCCCCCGACCGGGGATGGCCACGGCCTCGCCGGCCGCGAATGCCTTGAGATCCATCCCGGAGCAGAAGTTTCCGCCCGCGCCGGTGACCACCCCGACGGTCAGGTCGGGGTCGTTGTCGAGCTCGTCGACCGCGTCGGCAAGTCCTTGGCTCACAGCGAGATTCACCGCGTTGCGGGCCTCGGGGCGGTTGATCGTGATGACCAGTATCCGGCCTTGGCGCTCCCGCAGCACTGCGTCCGACACCCGCGGCTCCTCCATGTTGGTTCGCTGGTATCGGTAAAACCTACTATAGGCTTTACAGTAACGGGAAGAGACCGACGGATCCGGAGCGGGGACGAGGCTTCACACACCACTTTCGGGGTAAGGTTTCCACCCGCTGATTCTCGAACGGAAGGGTGGACCTGCAGTGGCCAAGCCAGCGACCGCCGCCAAGCGGCCCCGGCGCGAGCGTGGGTCGATCAATCCCGACGACATCATCGCGGGCGCCTTCGAACTCGCCGAGCAGGTGTCGATCGACAATCTGAGCATGCCCCTGCTGGGCAAGCACCTCGGCGTCGGAGTCACCAGTATCTACTGGTACTTCCGCAAGAAGGACGACCTGCTCAATGCGATGACCGACCGCGCACTGGGCCAGTACGTGTTCGCCACGCCGTATGTCGAGGCCGCCGACTGGCGCGAGACCCTGGCCAACCACGCGCGGACGATGCGAAAGACGTTCATGGGCAACCCGATCCTGTGCGATCTGATCCTGATCCGCTCCGCGCTGAGCCCCCGCGCGGTGCGGGCAGGCGAGCAGGCAGTCGAGAAGGCGATCACCAGCCTGGTCGAGGCCGGCCTGTCCGCGGAAGACGCGTTCGACACTTACTCCGCGGTCTCGGTGCACGTTCGCGGTTCGGTTGTGCTTCACCGGCTTTATGAGAAGAACCGGGCCGCCGACGAGGATGCCCACAAGCTCGAGGACGCGATCATCGGCAACGCCGAGAGCACCCCGCTGCTTGCCAAGGTCAGTGCCGAGGGGCACCGCATCGGCGGCGCCGACGAGCGCAACTTCGAATTCGGCCTCGAGTGCATCCTCGACCACGCTGCGGCGCTCATCGAGGAAGGCAAGAAGTCCTCCGCGCCGAAGTCTCGCCGAAAGGGCTAGGCCCCCGCGAACTAGACCTCGATGACGACCGCGCCGCCCTGACCGCCGCCCGCGCACATCGCCGCGACACCGATGCCGCCGCCGCGACGGCGGAGCTCGTAGATCAAGGTGGTGATCATCCGGGCGCCGGACGCCGCGATCGGGTGGCCGAGGCTGCAGCCGCTGCCGGAGAAGTTCACCAGCTCTTCGTCGATGCCGTACTCCTTGCAGGCCGCGATCGGCACCGAGGCGAAGGCCTCGTTGATCTCCCACAACGTGACGTCAGACGGCGTGAGGCCGGCCCGATCCAGAACCCGGCCGATCACCCGGACGCCGCCGAGACCGGTGTCGCGCGGGGCAACGCCCACCGCACCCCAGGCCTTCACGGTTGCCAGCACGTCGAGCTTCTCGGCGTCGGCGTACCCACGCTCGACCAGCCCGACCGCCGCACACGCGTCGTTGGTCCCACTGCTGTTACCCGCCGTGATCGAGAAGCCCTCGATCTCGGGGTGCAGCACCTTGAGGCCGGCGAGCTTCTCGGCGGTGGTGTCGCGGCGGGGATGCTCGTCGACGCTGAAGTCGATCACCGAACCGTCGAACTGCTCGACCTTGAGCGGGATGATCTCGTCGAGGAACTTGCCCGCATCCTGCGCTGCCACCGCGCGCTGGTGCGACCGCGCGGCCCACGCGTCCATCTCCTCGCGACTGATGCCCGCCGCCTGCGCGGTGTTCCAGCCGACGGTGATGGACATGTCCTTGGCCGGGGCATCCGGGGTCTCGACGTGGGTCGGCGGCATCCACCGCTCCTCGAACTTGAGCTCGGGACCGGGGATGCGCCAATTGGTCAGCGGCGTCATCGACAGCGATTGCACACCGCCGGCGATCAGCGCACGCTCCATACCGGAACCGATCTGCGCCGCCGCGTTGCCGATGGCGGTCAGGCTGCCCGCGCAGTGCCGGTTCACCGACTGGCCGGGGACGTGCTCGAGGCCGGTCGCGGTGGCCGCGTACCGGGCGAGGTCGCCGCCGCCGTAATGGGATTCGGCGAAGATGATGTCGTCGATGTCGGCGGGGTTGATCCCGGAGCGCCGGACGACCTCGGGCAGCACCGTGGTGATCAGTGTTTCGGGCGGGGTGTTGACCAGCGTCCCCTTGAACGAACGACCGATCGCCGTCCGGACGGCACCGACAATGACTGGTTCGGGCATGACGACCTCACTTCGACGTTGCGACGTTACCCTCAGGCAACGTTACAAAACTAGCAGAATGTGTAGCGCTGACGGTAAGTGGTACACGTCACTGCGGCTCGGGCACATGGAAATGCTCGTCACGAAGCCGGAACGCCTCTTTGGTGCCGACCTGCGCGCGGGTCTTGACGAAATTGAACTCCCCCGGTGCGAACTGCAGGTTG
This is a stretch of genomic DNA from Mycobacterium sp. ELW1. It encodes these proteins:
- a CDS encoding acyl-CoA dehydrogenase family protein, with the translated sequence MDFSRVELAAEDQQFLEEVRHFLTTHITDEVIRHDRETGDNFHEGVHLALGAAGYLEAEWKPESEGGFSRVRRRIWELEKRRFHVPWVTWGTTSMVARSVDTFGSEELKAEVLPGVFSGHVRLCLGYTEPEGGSDVATCKTRAVKDGSTWVINGSKMFTTGAHNCQYVFLITNTDPDAAKHKSLTMFLVPLDLPGIEIQGLRTVDGDRTNIVYYSDVRVDDKYRLGEVNGGWTVLREPLNVEHGAVAAAADGLADVSIMMHQANFMATAVDKAAAAVGRSDPNGRRAVDDGAVAYRLGRSTARMEAALSSPSLYGRVAIAQTMRDISPDLMDILGAAATLPVETAGAADDGASEYVYRFAPLSGIYGGTLEVFRNMIGQYVLGLGKPAYAPQPKKLS
- a CDS encoding acyl-CoA dehydrogenase family protein; this translates as MDRYELRRLDYSLSEDHTDLQTAYRQFFKTHSTIETVRAAEAGGFDKSLWERLCAMGATTMAVPESAGGDGATMVDLTLVAEELGRYIAPVPWIDHVCAVRLLAGLGALTDEVMSGNQIAGLDAALDSVTGKRLIPTGSIADHIIVRDGDDVVLLTFGTRPAKVDNIGRLPMAWVDPAAADTRTVLGTGPDALAEYARALDEWRLLTASALVGLVEETMTIAAEFAKSRYTLGVPIATLQAISHPLANMVITVEGGRNLARRAAWFLDNEPHARPELAPSAFVFMAEEAAKAATMAVHIQGGLGVSSEAAATAYLVRARGWPLAGGDPGASAKQIGRLLADRETA
- a CDS encoding amidohydrolase family protein, whose protein sequence is MTRKVIDGLVNVHFGEAERQPSWMLKVRDDYFKGPQSMFAPVDLGELLDEMDAQGVQKAVLMDNIVTPSVTARKFAEMRPDRFALAMGGLNLLKPMPTLRELTAIVADLPVVYAAVGPSFWGDAQYPPSDAVYYPLYTKCAELDLPLCLNTGLPGPPIPGEVQNPIHLDRVCVRFPELRLCMIHGADPWWDVAIRLMIKYENLRLMTSAWSPKRLPDSLLHYMRTRGPNKVMFGSDWPVLRMHRVVPEAEALDLPPEVLDNYLYNNANDFFFRER
- a CDS encoding acyl-CoA synthetase, with the protein product MPEWTIGAVLDAIAEVIPDRPMTICGERTSTFAESADRTRRLANFLAGSGFGAHRERNDLENWECGQDRVALIMHNDLYPDMVIGCLKARVVPVNVNHHYTSREVDELLAYVKPRAVIYHRALGATFADVLPPESAKVLISIDDGSEGPDLPGAIDLEDALAEGDQDQNIEPSPDDVLMICTGGTTGRPKGVMWRQSDTYAVSMNGADHESVTEIHDKLGTPGAPWFAVSPLMHAAGMWTAFAGVLNGQTVVLYDSAKFDPHRVLSTAQRHKVGMMTMVGDAYAAPLVEELRRGGYDLSSLFALATGGAATNLKHQQALLELLPDIILINGYGSSETGNVGFGRSVRGDHKDTFELRDGALVLAEDYSRFLRAGEDQVGWVARAGRIPLGYFDDAEATRRTFPQVDGARVVISGDRGSLAPDGTLRLFGRDSLVVNTGGEKVFVEEVEEVLRAHPDVADALVVGRPSERWGQELVALVALRTDVPHDALREHCASQLARYKAPKEFIVVDQVRRLGNGKADYRWAKETANSKVSLP
- a CDS encoding amidohydrolase family protein — protein: MTLDYRAIDVDNHYYEPIDSFTRHLPKEFKRRGVQMLTEGKRTFAVMGGVVNQFIPNPTFDPIIEPGCLDLLFRGEIPDGVDPGSLMKVDRLADHPEYQNRDARVKVLDKQNLETVFMLPTFACGVEEALKRDIEATMASVHAFNLWLDEDWGFDRPDHRFLSAPIISLADPDAAAAEVEFVLSRGAKIVCVRPAPVPGRVKPRSLGDPLHDPVWARLAEADVPVVFHLSDSGYLAISALWGGTGTFEGFGKRDPLDTVLLDDRAIHDSMASMIVHQVFTRHPKLKVASIENGSYFVYRLIKRLKKAANNAPYHFKEDPVAQLKNNVWIAPYYEDDVKLLADTIGVDKILFGSDWPHGEGLADPMSFTADIPQFPEFSAEDTRKVMRDNALDLLGVSVPSRV
- a CDS encoding enoyl-CoA hydratase codes for the protein MTDTRADVTANPAAATPVLYEVLDSGVAVLTFNRPERMNGWGGGLAAGFYAGMDAAEADSAVRAIVVTGSGRAFCAGADMGDLSSISSATVDSAGEADLTKMVGERHPLFVTTVSKPVIAAINGACAGIGLTQALMCDIRFAAAGAKFSTSFVRRGLIAEYGISWILPKVVGWGAALDLLMSGRVFYAEEALELGMVKEVVPPDELLSRAIEYAQDIAANCAPNSLAVIKRQVYGDALRDAQDASGRAEALMHESMQRPDFIEGITAFFEKRPPNFPPLT
- a CDS encoding dihydrodipicolinate synthase family protein — encoded protein: MATARDARDWARTGLHGIGDSLYTPFTGTDGDDIDWDAYRALVRYCVGELKHPMLWCTSGIAEFWSLTLDERKRLLEIAIEEGRRANPDVVIQACTAATAAKDCVELTVHAQEAGADIAYIQTPMMETHGGEGVLRFFRYVADRTDIALGMFNSPSSGYVLTPAEGARIYAEIAAVCATKEGAFRPGNTRLLHELAPGLVIWECDLTVYRAGWLRAGIVGPAQLGTAGYLNETPQRPIISEYWALVWADKLVEAMDYAEKSGLDQFGIDMGNWFTCYPGRPDYFTHWAGAFKYAASLLGLPIGDYPHSRPPQTEVPEAGKAQIEKAYQRLGLIER
- a CDS encoding SDR family oxidoreductase, producing the protein MDLGLGDATAVVVGGGRGMGFAAARCLADDGARVALIGRTAAVLDAAADELAGRGSPDALALVADTGDDAQVQRAFDHIGGRWGGQLNILINAVGPSVQGTFDDLTDDQWRRAIDEGALGMVRCVRAALPLLRAAEWARIVNFAAQSTQRQSARLAAYTAAKAMVTSVSKNLSLHLAPDEILVNVVSPGSIASEALTGWAESVGVDGNDPYALMAAIDEHFGHPAHLPRAGLPDEIGPVVAFLASKRNSYMTGANINVDGGSDFT
- a CDS encoding crotonase/enoyl-CoA hydratase family protein yields the protein MSDAVLRERQGRILVITINRPEARNAVNLAVSQGLADAVDELDNDPDLTVGVVTGAGGNFCSGMDLKAFAAGEAVAIPGRGIGFTERPPRKPLIAAVEGFAVAGGTEVVLGTDLVVASTTARFGIPEVKRGLVAAGGGLLRLPHRIPYQKAFELALTGETFTAEQGEAWGFVNILTEPGGALAGAIELAGKISANGPLAVAATKDVLLQSADWSQAEMWKKQMELIIPVFSSNDAREGAVAFAEKRAPNWTGT
- a CDS encoding TetR/AcrR family transcriptional regulator C-terminal domain-containing protein; amino-acid sequence: MAKPATAAKRPRRERGSINPDDIIAGAFELAEQVSIDNLSMPLLGKHLGVGVTSIYWYFRKKDDLLNAMTDRALGQYVFATPYVEAADWRETLANHARTMRKTFMGNPILCDLILIRSALSPRAVRAGEQAVEKAITSLVEAGLSAEDAFDTYSAVSVHVRGSVVLHRLYEKNRAADEDAHKLEDAIIGNAESTPLLAKVSAEGHRIGGADERNFEFGLECILDHAAALIEEGKKSSAPKSRRKG